TTTTTAATCATTATTCAAGTAGGTGCAAGCATTATTGCTCCTTACTTCCCTATTTTCTTAAATACTTCTCTACATATTGATCGTGGAACAATTTCTACTATTCTATCTTTACAAAGTTTAGCAGTTGTTATTGGTTACATGATTTCACCATGGTTAGAGAAAAAATTAGGGGCCATCGGTTCTATTGGTGGTTTATTAATCGTGGTAATTCCACTATTATTACTAATGCCAAATGGAATGATGTTTGGATCACATACCGCATTGATGATTGGAATTATTTTATTCTTCCGTTCAGGATTTGCGAATGCTTCTAAACCTATTCAACAATCATTACAAATGCATTTAGTAGATAAAAGTTTACGTCCAGCATTTAGCTCTTTAATGAACTTTGTCTTTGCAATCTTATCTTTCTTAGTAGGATTATTTACTCGTTATATTTTATTTGTAACACCTGCAGGATACGGTTATGCATATTACATTACAAGTATTTTATATGCAATTGCGATTGCTCTACTATTTGCTGTCTTTTATAAAAAATATAATCGAATTTTATCCGATAAAAATAAATAAATTGAGTTATACAAAGAATCCGGAAATCAAAATGATTCCCGGATTTTTTTATATGTTATAAATGGTAATTAATTCCTGAATTAGATTCTTTGTACGACGATCAATATCATCTAGAGTCCAATCTTTTTTTTCATCAATATTTCCTTCCGCAATGGAAGAATTTAAATATAGTGGTGTTTTTAATCCAACATATTTTCCATTATGTTTGTAATCTCTTTTTTCTTGGAAACTTCTATTTCCCATTCCTGAATTATAACCTGTCAAAGTTAAATTTCCTAATTTATCTTTATATAATTGGTGTTTTTCTTTAGCTTTTTCGTCATCTTCTTCTGATATCATTTTTCTCCATGGAGAAGGTAGATTCTCATCTTGCGGGAAAATATGCTCAATTTCCCAACGATAACCTTTTTTATCTTTTTCATCTAATGAATCTTGATTTTGTTTATCAAAGTAAAATGCCTTTCCTTCTTTATGGGCATTTCGTTCAATTCCCACTAACATAAATCGTGTGGTCTTAGTAAACTCACTATATACCGATCCAGATAATGAGCTTTGGAACTTATCATCACTCAAATATTTATCTGCAATTTTTTTCAATTCTGCCAAAAGATCTTTTTCATAATCTATGTTTTCTTTTTTCTCTATTCGACGTAAAATGCCCAATAATTGTCCTCTTAAATTAGAAGCTTTTGGAACTTTAATGGTATTACGACGAACAAAAAGATGAACTAAATACTCTAAAATCTCTGCTAATTTTTCTTTAGAAACATTTTCCTTTCTCCTTTCTTGTAATAAAAAGAAAAGTAATGGATACGCTGAATTCGTATCTAAAAGCTTTAATTGTTTTAATAAATCGAAAATTTCTTCGTTCAATACTTCCTTTAACGCTTCTTGTTTTTCTTCTGGTTGCTCGATTTGTCGATAAATCAAAGCCGTTTTTTGTAACTCTTTAATGAAAGGAAGTACACTTCTATCTTCTTCTACTCTTTTTCTTATTAAATCCTGGTATTTTCGTAAAGACTGTTTAACAGTAATCGAACTACTTGTCGTACTACAAAAGGCATCATAATTATTTTGTAAAAAGCGATCGGCATCTCCTTTTTTCACTTCATCTTTTTTCTTATCAAATGATAATAAGCTGATAAATGTCTGCCACTCTTTCAACGCTTCCTCTTGATTTTCTTGGCTATAACTTAAATAATCTGCTTTTAATAAATCAATCGTTGTTAAAGGTTGCCCTTTACTATTCATCGAAGAGAAAATAGAAAAAACATCCGATAAGTCTTCTAAAATAATTGGTAAAACTACTGCTTCCTGTACTTTTTTTTCAAATTCTGTCAGCCTTTTAAAAATTTTCTTCGATTCTATCTCTTCTTCAATGATTTCGGTTTCTAAATAAGAACGAATATATAAATATGATTTTACTAATTTCTGATTGGCATAACTTGGTTTTGTTGTTTCTTTATTTTGACTTTGAGCTGCTTCTATACAACATTCCAATAATTTTTTATCTTTTTCTAGCAATAGCAGCTTTAAGTTTTCTAGACGAAGAGGTTCATTTTCATCAAGATCATCTAATGGAATTTCTTTTAATCCTAATTCCTCTGAAATATTTTCAAAGCGTTTTAAATAATTGAAACTATTTTCTCCCTTCTTAATTAATAGGTAATATTGTTCATAAATTGCTAATAAAATTAAAAAAATAGTTGTTAGTCGCTGTTGTCCATCAACTACATCTTTATCTTCCTTATCTGATTTTGCTAAAAGAATATTACCGATATAATATCCTTCTGAATTATTTTTGATGTCATCCATCAAAGTTTCAATTTCAGTTTCTCCCCAACTATATCTTCTTTGATAGACAGGAATTCTAAAAT
The DNA window shown above is from Catellicoccus marimammalium M35/04/3 and carries:
- a CDS encoding DUF262 domain-containing protein, whose protein sequence is MKEIVARSQKVKSFLDDNYFRIPVYQRRYSWGETEIETLMDDIKNNSEGYYIGNILLAKSDKEDKDVVDGQQRLTTIFLILLAIYEQYYLLIKKGENSFNYLKRFENISEELGLKEIPLDDLDENEPLRLENLKLLLLEKDKKLLECCIEAAQSQNKETTKPSYANQKLVKSYLYIRSYLETEIIEEEIESKKIFKRLTEFEKKVQEAVVLPIILEDLSDVFSIFSSMNSKGQPLTTIDLLKADYLSYSQENQEEALKEWQTFISLLSFDKKKDEVKKGDADRFLQNNYDAFCSTTSSSITVKQSLRKYQDLIRKRVEEDRSVLPFIKELQKTALIYRQIEQPEEKQEALKEVLNEEIFDLLKQLKLLDTNSAYPLLFFLLQERRKENVSKEKLAEILEYLVHLFVRRNTIKVPKASNLRGQLLGILRRIEKKENIDYEKDLLAELKKIADKYLSDDKFQSSLSGSVYSEFTKTTRFMLVGIERNAHKEGKAFYFDKQNQDSLDEKDKKGYRWEIEHIFPQDENLPSPWRKMISEEDDEKAKEKHQLYKDKLGNLTLTGYNSGMGNRSFQEKRDYKHNGKYVGLKTPLYLNSSIAEGNIDEKKDWTLDDIDRRTKNLIQELITIYNI